In Nocardioides jishulii, the DNA window GGTGACCGGCCTCGGGCACCATCAGCGACTTCGGGTCGACGCCGCGCGCCACCAGCACGAGGCGCTCCGCGGCCCGCGCCACGATCCCGTTGTGCGAGGCGAAGGGTGCGACCGTGGCGATGTCGGCGTGCACGACCGCAGCCAGGAGCAGGGCCGGCACCTCGGTCGAGCCGAGCACCACCTCGGCCAGCCCCTGCAGGCGCTGCGCCGACTCCGCGTCGCGCGGGCGCCCGAGCGCGTCGGCGGGCAGTGCGTTGGCGGCGGCCACGGCGTGCAGCCGGGCGAAGACCTGGAGCGGGGACTGCTTGAGCTGGGGGGTCAGCGAGAGCACCGAGGCCGACAGGCGCAGCGCGTCCTGGGCAACCTCGTCGCCGCGGCCCTCGGAGATGTCCTCGATCGTGGAGGTCGACCCCTCCAGCACGGCGGAGGCGTGCGCGCCGATCGCGAGCGCCTCGGCGGTGGTGGCCGGGTCGGTCTGGCGCAGGCCGCGGTCGCGGAGCATGACGTCGATGCCGTCGCGGGTAGCGGCGTACGCGGAGGCCACGCCCTCGAGTTCGGCCAGCCAGGCGAGGGGATCGGTGCTCACGCCACCAACGCTAGTAGCCTTGCGGCAATGGCGAGCGAACGACCCCCGGAGGAGCCGCGCGGCGCACGCAGCGTGGCTCTGGCTCATGTGCACGGTCGCCCCGGCTACCCCCGCGAGTGCGTCGACTGGCTCGTGCCCGGCCAGGCCAAGACCGTGCTGGAGGTCGGCGCCGGCATCGGCAAGCTGACCGAGCAGCTCGTCGCCGCCGGCCACGCCGTGCACGCGGTCGACCGCGACGCGGCAATGCTGGAGGTGCTGCACTCGCGGGTCCCCTCGGTGCCGTTCACGCAGGGCACCGTCGAGGAGCTGGAGCTGCGCCACCGCTCGGTCGACGCCGTGGTCTGCTCGACCGCGTTCACCTCGTTCGACCTCGACACCACGCTGCCGGTGATCGCCAAGGCACTCAAGACCGGCGGCCACCTCAGCGTGGTCTGGCACGAGCGCGACACCCGGATCCCGTGGGTGCGCCGCCTCGGCGCCTTCCTGGAGGGCCCCGTTGGCGCCCGTGACAACGAGCCGCGCACGGCCACGATCACCGAACGCCTGCTGCACTCCCCCCTCTTCAGCTTCGTGGAGGAGGCGAGCTGGACCGTCTGGCAGGACATCGACCGCGAGACGGTCGCCGACCTCGTCCTGTCGCGCTCCTGGGTGGCGGGGCTCTCGGCCGAGGCGCGGGACCGCGCGGTGGCGGAGGTGCGGGCCTTCTACGCCGACTACGGCCGCGGCATGGACGGCATGCAGCTGCCCTACCGCGTCCACGCCCTGCGCACCCAGGTGGTGCACCAGCCCGGCCTCTTCGACGACGGCACCGACGCACTGCGGATCACCTCGGGCACCGGTCCGGTCGCCGGCGTCGCCGGAGTCGCGGTGGCGGCGGGAGCAGCGAACGGCAGCACCGCCGACTCCAGCGCGGAGCAGGGCGAGCAGGAGGCGCCGACGAAGTTCCGCTTCGACGCCGACCTCTTCACCTCCGACGGCACTGACACCGACATGCTGCTGATCGACTTCTCCTGACGGACGCCTCGTCCGGCAGAGCGCGGCAGTAGGTTCATGCCATGAGCTGGCTCCGCCTCCCCCGACGCCCACCTCTGGGCTCCGAGGCCGACCGTGCCACCTTCCAGACGCTGCACACCATCTCGTTGGCCTCCCCCGCCCTGCGCGAGGGGTTGACCAAGGACAGCGCCGAGCGCTCGGTCAAGCACCTGCGCACCCTGCTCGGCACGCCTGCCGTCGCGCTGGCCGACCCCGGCGGGCTGCTGGCGTGGGACGGTCTCGGCGGCCACCACGCCCCGCAGGTCGCCGACCTCATCGCCCGCACCGTCGAGCGCGGCGACACCGGCGCCACCGACCCCACCGGCCTGGCGTGCGACAACCCGGGGTGCCCGGTGCGCCACGCCCTCGCCACCCCGCTCACCGTCGAGGAACGTACGGTCGGGGTGCTGCTCGCCATGGCGCCGGAGCCGAGCGCCGGGCTGCTGCTCGCCGTGCACGAGGTCGCCCAGTGGGTGAGCGGGCAGCTCGAGCTCGCCGAGCTCGACGCCGAGCGGCGCCGCGCCATGGAGGCGGAGGTCCGCGCGCTGCGTGCCCAGATCAGCCCGCACTTCGTCTACAACTCGCTCGGGGCGATCGCCAGCTTCGTGCGTACCGACCCCGACCGGGCCCGCGAGCTGCTGCTGGAGTTCGCCGACTTCACCCGCTACTCCTTCCGCAGCCACGGCGAGTTCACGACGCTGGCCGAGGAGCTGCGCTCCATCGAGCGCTACCTGATGCTCGAGCAGGCCCGCTTCGGCGAGCGGCTCCAGGTGACCCTGCGCGTGGCGCCCGAGGTCCTGGGCGTGACAGTGCCGTTCCTGTGCATCCAGCCGCTCGCGGAGAACGCGGTGCGTCACGGCCTGGAGTCCGTCGAGGGCACCGGCCACCTCTCGATCACCGCCAAGGACCTCGGGCACGAGTGCCTGATCGAGGTCGAGGACAACGGCGTCGGCGAGGACCCCGACCGGGTCCGCCGTGCGCTTGCCGGTGACACCTCGCTGGACTCGGTCGGCCTGGGCAACGTGGACGCCCGGCTGCGCAACGCCTTCGGCGACGAGTACGGTCTCGTCGTGGAGACCGCCCCCGGCGCCGGCACGAAGGTCGTGGTGCGGGTGCCCAAGTTCGCCCCCGGAGTGCACTCATGAACGCCAGCGCCAACGGATCCGCCGCGTCGAGTGGCCTGCGGGTGCTCGTGGTCGACGACGAGCGCCCCGCCCTCGACGAGCTCGCCTACCTGCTCTCGCGCGACCCGCGGGTGGGCAGCGTACTGACCTGCGACTCGGCCACCGAAGCGTTGCGGATGCTGCGCGAGACCGACGTCGACGCCGCCTTCCTCGACATCTCGATGCCGGGCCTCACGGGTCTGGAGATGGCCCAGGTCCTGGCGCGCTTCCGGACGCCGCCGCCGATCGTCTTCGTCACCGCCCACGAGCAGCATGCGGTCGACGCCTTCGAGCTGGCCGCGGTCGACTACGTCCTCAAGCCGGTGCGGGAGGCGCGGTTGGCCGAGGCCGTACGCCGCGTCGTCGAGGGCTCCTCACCCGCCCCCGCCACCAGCGACGAGCAGATCGCGGTCGAGCTCGGCGGCGTGACCCGCTTCGTCAGCCGACGCGACATCACCCACGTCGAGGCGCAGGGTGACTACGTACGCCTGCACACCGGCGCCGTCTCCCACCTGCTGCGGGCGCCGCTCTCGCAGCTGGAGGCTGAGTGGGCCGACGCCGGGTTCGTGCGGATCCACCGCTCGCTGCTCGTGGCGCTGGCCCACATCGACGAGGTCCGCATGGACCAGGGCCGCTGCACCGTCGTCGTCCCGGGCGCCGAGCTCACCGTGAGCCGGCGCCACACCCGCGCCCTGCGGCAGATGCTGCTGAAGCGGCGCGCGCAGCCGTGAGCGCCACCCCGCCCGAGCGGGTCCGGGTCACCGGACCCCCACGGCGTGCGGCACAGACGCGGCGCCCCGGCACCGGTGACATCGACGAGGGCACCCGGATCGGGGCGATCCTGATCGGCAGCCTGGTCGGGGAGCAGCGCCGCCTGGCCGTGCGCGTGCTGATCGTGCTGGGCGCGGTGCTCGGGTCGCTGCCGCTGGTCTTCCGCCTGCTCCCCGCCCTGGCCGACGTGCGCTGGTTCGGGATCCCGCTGGCCTACCTGCTGCTGTGGGTGCTCGTGCATCCCCTGCTGCTGGGGCTGGGATGGTTCTACGTACGACGCGCCGAGGCCAACGAGCGCGCGTTCAGCGCCCTGGTCGGGCACGACGACCCGGACGACGAACCCGACGACGACCCCAGGGCGCCGCGGTGATCGAGTCGTGGGCGGCCTTGGTCGGCGTGGTCGCGGTCGTGGTCGCGACGCTGGGCATCGGCGGGTGGGGGGTGCGGTTCTCCCGCACCACCAGCGACTTCATGGTGGCGTCGCGCACGGTGCGCCCGGCCCTCAACGCCTCGGCGATCGGCGGTGAGTACCTCTCCGCCGCCTCCTTCCTCGGCGTCGCCGGGCTGGTGCTGGTCTTCGGCGCCGACATGCTCTGGTACCCGGTCGGCTGGACCGCCGGCTACCTGGTCCTGCTGGTCCTGGTCGCGGCCCCGTTGCGCCGCTCGGGCGCCTACACGTTGCCCGACTTCGCCGAGGCGCGGCTGGAGTCGCGACGCGTACGAGCGGTCTGCTCGCTGCTGGTGGTGGCGATCGGGTGGCTCTACCTGCTGCCGCAGTTCCACGGGGCCGGCCTGATCCTGCGGGCCGCGGTCGGGGCGCCGGCCTGGGTCGGCACGGCGGTGGTCGCGCTGGTCGTGGTCGCCAACGTGGTGGGCGGTGGGATGCGCTCGATCACCTTCGTCCAGGCGTTCCAGTACTGGTTGAAGCTCACCGCGCTGCTCGTGCCGGCAGCGGTGCTGCTCGTGGTGTGGGTGGGCGACGGCGCGGTCAACCCGGCCGACGTCGGACCGATCGCCGGCAGCACGGCGAACGCGGTCGAGTGGTCACAGCCCATCGGCGCCGGCGCCCAGGGGCTCTACGTGACCTACTCGGTGATCGCCGCGACCTTCCTCGGCACCATGGGGCTGCCCCACGTGGTGGTGCGCTTCTACACCAACCCCGACGGTCGAGGCGCCCGCCGCACGACGCTCGTCGTGCTGGCCCTGCTCGCCGCCTTCTACCTGCTGCCACCCATCTACGGCGGGCTGGGCCGGGTCTACGCCGACCGGCTCTCCACCCCCTTGCAGACCGACTCGCTGCTCCTGGAGCTGCCCCGGGTGATGCTGCCGGGCTGGGGCGGGGAGGTGCTCACGGGGCTGCTCGCCGCGGGCGCCTTCGCGGCCTTCCTGTCGACGGCCTCGGGCCTCACCATCGCGGTGGCCGGGGTGCTCGGCCAGGACGTCACCCGCCGCAGGTTCGGGCGTACGCGGCTCAGCGGCATCGCTGCCTTCCGCGTGGGCGCGGTGCTCGCGGTCCTGGTGCCGGCCCTGGTCGCGCTGGTCGGCGTCGACGTGTCGGTGGCCCGGATGGTCGGGCTCGCGTTCGCGGTGGCCGCCTCCACGTTCTGCCCCCTGCTGGTGCTGGGGATCTGGTGGCAGGGGCTGACCGCTCGCGGCGCGCTGGCTGGCCTCGCGGTCGGGGGCGTCGCCTCGGGGACGGGTGTCGTCTGGACCCTCGTGGTGGCGCAGACGGAGACCTGGTGGTCGGTGCTGCTCGGCTCACCCGCCGCGTGGAGCGTGCCGGCGGCCTTCGCCACAATGGTCCTGGTGAGCCGCTTCGGCGGTGGCCGCAGGAGCCCGGCGCGGCGCTTCATGGTGCGGCTGCACACGCCGGAGGACGTCCGTCTGGACCGCGGCTGAGGCTCGCGCCGCGACCCAGCTCCAGCCGGACCGACCGTTCGTCGGCCTGGCCCGACCGTTGGGCGACGCGCGGTTTCCGTTGACCGCGCAGGCCGTGGCGGGAGGGTGACGCCGCCGTGTGACCTGCGCCACGGTGAGCGGTGTCACACTCCGCCGCCGCATCGCGGCCCATCAGCCAGGAGAGCCCCGTGAGTTCACCCGATCGCCCAGAGAGGCACGACCCGATCTACGACCATCTGGCGGCGAAGGACGAGTTCGCGCAGCTGCGACACCTCTACCGCCGCTTCATCATCCCGGCCACCGTCGTCTTCCTGGGGTGGTACGCGCTGTACGTCGTGATGTCGATGTTCGCGTCCGACTTCATGAACCACATCCTCTTCGGCAACATCAACGTGGCGCTGGTCTTCGGGCTGCTGCAGTTCGTGAGCACGTTCGGCATCGCGTTCCTCTACAGCCGCTACTCCAACACCTACCTCGACCCGCTGGCCACCCAGCTGCGCGAGGAGTACGACGCGGAGCTCGCCGGACGTACGGCTCCCGGAAAGACCGAGGTCTGACATGGACGGCAACCAGATCCTCACCTCCGGCCTCTTCCTGCTGGTCGTGCTGCTCACGATCTACGTGACGCTGCGCGCCAGCCGGCAGACCTCCGGCACCGACGACTACTACGCCGGCGGCCGCGGCTTCTCCGGCTTGCAGAACGGACTGGCGATCGGCGGCGACTACATGTCGGCGGCCTCGTTCCTGGGCATCACCGGAGCCATCGCGCTCTACGGCTACGACGGCTTCCTCTACTCGATCGGCTTCCTGGTCGCCTGGCTGGTGGCCCTGCTGCTGGTCGCGGAGGTGCTGCGCAACTCCGGTCGCTACACGATGGCCGACCAGCTCGCCTACCGGATGCGCCAGCGTCCGGTCCGCACCGCGGCGGCCACCTCGACGGTCGTCGTCTCGATCTTCTACCTCCTCGCCCAGATGGTCGGCGCGGGCGCCCTGGTGGCGCTGCTGCTCGGCATCGACTCCGGCGCGGTGAAGAACCTGACGATCTTCGTCGTCGGCGCACTGATGGTCTTCTACGTCACCGTCGGCGGCATGAAGGGCACGACGTACGTCCAGATGATCAAGGCCGTGCTGCTGATGGCGGGCTCGGCGCTGGTCGTGGTGCTGGTGCTGATCCAGTTCGACTTCAACATCTCCGACCTGCTCGGCTCGGCCGCGAGCAACTCCGGTTCCGGCCAGGCGTTCCTCGAGCCGGGGTTGCGCTACGGCGCGACGCTGACCAGCAAGATCGACTTCATCTCGCTGGGCATCGCCCTGGTCCTGGGCACCGCGGGTCTGCCGCACATCCTGATCCGCTTCTACACGACGCCCACC includes these proteins:
- a CDS encoding LytR/AlgR family response regulator transcription factor translates to MNASANGSAASSGLRVLVVDDERPALDELAYLLSRDPRVGSVLTCDSATEALRMLRETDVDAAFLDISMPGLTGLEMAQVLARFRTPPPIVFVTAHEQHAVDAFELAAVDYVLKPVREARLAEAVRRVVEGSSPAPATSDEQIAVELGGVTRFVSRRDITHVEAQGDYVRLHTGAVSHLLRAPLSQLEAEWADAGFVRIHRSLLVALAHIDEVRMDQGRCTVVVPGAELTVSRRHTRALRQMLLKRRAQP
- a CDS encoding sensor histidine kinase, which translates into the protein MSWLRLPRRPPLGSEADRATFQTLHTISLASPALREGLTKDSAERSVKHLRTLLGTPAVALADPGGLLAWDGLGGHHAPQVADLIARTVERGDTGATDPTGLACDNPGCPVRHALATPLTVEERTVGVLLAMAPEPSAGLLLAVHEVAQWVSGQLELAELDAERRRAMEAEVRALRAQISPHFVYNSLGAIASFVRTDPDRARELLLEFADFTRYSFRSHGEFTTLAEELRSIERYLMLEQARFGERLQVTLRVAPEVLGVTVPFLCIQPLAENAVRHGLESVEGTGHLSITAKDLGHECLIEVEDNGVGEDPDRVRRALAGDTSLDSVGLGNVDARLRNAFGDEYGLVVETAPGAGTKVVVRVPKFAPGVHS
- a CDS encoding DUF485 domain-containing protein codes for the protein MSSPDRPERHDPIYDHLAAKDEFAQLRHLYRRFIIPATVVFLGWYALYVVMSMFASDFMNHILFGNINVALVFGLLQFVSTFGIAFLYSRYSNTYLDPLATQLREEYDAELAGRTAPGKTEV
- a CDS encoding class I SAM-dependent methyltransferase, with the protein product MASERPPEEPRGARSVALAHVHGRPGYPRECVDWLVPGQAKTVLEVGAGIGKLTEQLVAAGHAVHAVDRDAAMLEVLHSRVPSVPFTQGTVEELELRHRSVDAVVCSTAFTSFDLDTTLPVIAKALKTGGHLSVVWHERDTRIPWVRRLGAFLEGPVGARDNEPRTATITERLLHSPLFSFVEEASWTVWQDIDRETVADLVLSRSWVAGLSAEARDRAVAEVRAFYADYGRGMDGMQLPYRVHALRTQVVHQPGLFDDGTDALRITSGTGPVAGVAGVAVAAGAANGSTADSSAEQGEQEAPTKFRFDADLFTSDGTDTDMLLIDFS
- a CDS encoding cation acetate symporter — protein: MIESWAALVGVVAVVVATLGIGGWGVRFSRTTSDFMVASRTVRPALNASAIGGEYLSAASFLGVAGLVLVFGADMLWYPVGWTAGYLVLLVLVAAPLRRSGAYTLPDFAEARLESRRVRAVCSLLVVAIGWLYLLPQFHGAGLILRAAVGAPAWVGTAVVALVVVANVVGGGMRSITFVQAFQYWLKLTALLVPAAVLLVVWVGDGAVNPADVGPIAGSTANAVEWSQPIGAGAQGLYVTYSVIAATFLGTMGLPHVVVRFYTNPDGRGARRTTLVVLALLAAFYLLPPIYGGLGRVYADRLSTPLQTDSLLLELPRVMLPGWGGEVLTGLLAAGAFAAFLSTASGLTIAVAGVLGQDVTRRRFGRTRLSGIAAFRVGAVLAVLVPALVALVGVDVSVARMVGLAFAVAASTFCPLLVLGIWWQGLTARGALAGLAVGGVASGTGVVWTLVVAQTETWWSVLLGSPAAWSVPAAFATMVLVSRFGGGRRSPARRFMVRLHTPEDVRLDRG
- a CDS encoding oxidoreductase, translating into MSTDPLAWLAELEGVASAYAATRDGIDVMLRDRGLRQTDPATTAEALAIGAHASAVLEGSTSTIEDISEGRGDEVAQDALRLSASVLSLTPQLKQSPLQVFARLHAVAAANALPADALGRPRDAESAQRLQGLAEVVLGSTEVPALLLAAVVHADIATVAPFASHNGIVARAAERLVLVARGVDPKSLMVPEAGHLALRAEYESNLRGYATGTQRGVHAWALYAAEAYAKGMELSPLRPVKRPRRERG
- a CDS encoding cation acetate symporter, translated to MDGNQILTSGLFLLVVLLTIYVTLRASRQTSGTDDYYAGGRGFSGLQNGLAIGGDYMSAASFLGITGAIALYGYDGFLYSIGFLVAWLVALLLVAEVLRNSGRYTMADQLAYRMRQRPVRTAAATSTVVVSIFYLLAQMVGAGALVALLLGIDSGAVKNLTIFVVGALMVFYVTVGGMKGTTYVQMIKAVLLMAGSALVVVLVLIQFDFNISDLLGSAASNSGSGQAFLEPGLRYGATLTSKIDFISLGIALVLGTAGLPHILIRFYTTPTSQTARKSVLWAIGLIGTFYLFTLVLGFGAAALLQKSDYDVAGNLAAPKLAEEVGGGIGSTSGAVMLALIAAVAFATILAVVAGLTLTSSMSVAHDVWNPVFRNGEATEQEEMKVSRIAAGVIGLVAILLAIPAQSLNIAFLVALAFAVAASANLPAILMNLFWRGFNTRGAVWSIYGGLISAVGLVIFSPVMSGSETSLLTGVDFAWFPLQNPGIVSIPLGFLFGFIGSVTSKDPKASERYIELEVRALTGAGAEGALKH